The window GCTCTGCGCCCTCGGCCAGTCCGAGCTCGACGTAGCCGGTGATCTTCTCCCTGGCCTGCGCGGAGATCACCGGCCCCAGCTGCGTCTCCGGCAGGGCCGGGTCGCCGATCCTGATCTGCTCGGCCACCTGCACGAGCGCGTCCACGAACTCGTCGTGCACGCCCGTCTCCACGAGCACCCTGGTGCCGGCGATGCACGTCTGGCCGGCGCCGATGAAGCCGCCGAACGCGACGCCGCGCGCGGCCTCCTCGACCGGCGAGTCCCCGAACACCAGCACCGGGCTCTTGCCGCCGAGCTCGACCGTGTGCTTCGCGAACCGGCCCGCTGCCGCGGTCGCCACCGCCCGTCCGGCGGCCGTACCGCCGGTGAAGGTGATCTTCGCGACGCCCGGATGGGCCGCCAGCGCCGCACCCGCGACCGCACCCTCGCCCTGCACGACGTTCAGCACACCCGGCGGCAGGCCGGACTGCAGCGCGAGCTCGCCGAGCACGATGCTCGTCATCGGCGTCAGCTCGGACGGCTTCAGCACCACGCTGTTGCCCGCGGCGAGCGCAGGCGCCAGGCTCTTCGAGCCGATCATCAACGGGTGGTTGAACGACGACAGGATGCCGACGACGCCGAGCGGGAAGCGTTTCGTGTACGAGTGGTACGGCCCGGGCATCGGCACGACCGAGCTGCGGTCGGCGAGCAGCAGCGCCGCGTTGTAGCGGTACCACTCCGGCAGCCGGGAGATCTGCGCCCGCGTCTCGGTGATCGGCCGCCCGTTGTAGAGCGTCTCCAGCTGGTAGAGCCGCTCGATCTCCTGCTCGATGTTGTCCGCGAACCGGTTGAGCACACGCGCGCGTTCGGCGATCGAGCACCTGCTCCACACGCCGCTGTCGAAGGTGCGCGCAGCCACCTGCACCGCGCGGTCGACATCGTCGGCACCCGCTGCCGCGACCCGCGCGATCTCCTTGCCCGCGGTCGGGTCGAGCACCGGCAACGTCTCGCCGGACACCGCGGGAACCTCGTCACCGCCGATGAGCAACCCGCGCTCGGTCGTGTCTTGTCCCTGCTGCGAGGTGGTCTGCATCGGTTTCCTACTCCGGGCCGACCGCGTCGGTGCCGCTACGTCTGGCCACGCCGAGGTCGTCAGGCGCGGACTGCCAACCGTCGTACTCGGAGTCGGACAGCTCCTTCTCCAGCAGCTGCTGGAGGATCATGTCGTGGGAGGTCGCCAGGTGCGCCCTGGTCGCCCGCTCGACGCCTTCGGCGTCCTGCCGCTGCGCGGCCTCCAGGATCTCCTGGTGCTCCTCGCGGCAGTGCTGCACCGCTTCGAGCTTCTCCAGGTGCAGCCAGATGTAGCGGTCGGTCTGCTTGCGCAGCGTCTCGATGGTGGTGATCATCCGCGGCCGGCCGGACTGCCGGTACACCTGCGCGTGGAACTCCGCGTTGGCCGCGAGCCAGGTGCGCCGGTCGTCGGCCTGGTCCATCCGCCGCATGCACTCGTGCATCCGCAGCAGCTGTGCCCGCCCGACGTTCGGCACCGCCAGCCGGCTGGCGAACGGCTCGACCAGGCCCCGCATCTCGTACAGCTCCTGCAGGTCGTCGAGCGACAGGCCGGCGACGACGGCGCCGCTGCGGCCGGACAGCGTGACCAGGCCCTCGCTGGCGAGCTCCGCGAGCGCGTCGCGTACGGGGATGCGACTCACACCGAACTGGCTGGCCAGCTCCACCTGGGTGAGCCGGGTGCCCGGCGCCAGCGTGTTGGACAGGATCGCCGCACGCAGCTGCTCTACGACCTCGTCGACGGCACTCATGCAGCAATGTATACAGACGCATGTTTCTGTATGTCAATCCATTGTGCAATGTAGTTCATGTCAAAGTGGCCGGGCCCGGTCCAGCCCCGGAGGTCCGTAGTATGCGGGGGTGTCAGACCCCGTGGGCGCCGGCGCCGGTCTCGTCCTCCAGTCGTTCCGCGGCATCCGTTACGACCCGAGCGGGCTGGACCTCGCCGCCGTGACCTGTCCGCCGTACGACGTCATCGGCTCCGCCGAGGCGGAACGGCTGGCCGCCAGCGAGCCGCACAACCTGGTCCACCTCACCCTCGCGGCGGCGACCGCCCCGCCTGAGCAGCGGTACGCGGGCGCGGGTGCGCGCTGGCGGCAGTGGCAGGTGGATGGCGTGCTCCGTAGGGACGCGGCGCCCGCGCTGTACGTCTACGAGGCGCGGCACGGCGAGCACAGGCAATTCGGGCTCGTCGGCGCCGTCGGGCTGCGTGCACCCGAGGAGCGGGTGATCCTGCCGCACGAGGACGTACACCCGGGCCCGGTCGCCGACCGGCTCGCCCAGATGCAGGCCACCGACGCGAACCTGGAGCCGATCTTCCTCGTCGTCCCCGGGTTCGGCGGCGCGGGCGAGGTCGTCGCGCGCGCCACTGCGGCCGCGCCGCTGGTGGACGTCGATGCCGGCGAGACCACGTACCGGCTGTGGGCGATCACCGACCAGGATGCGCTCGCGACGGTCGCGTCGGCGCTGCGCGACCAGCAGGCGCTCATCGCCGACGGCCACCACCGGTACACCGCGTACCGGCAGCTGCAGGCGGCGCGGCACGCCGACGGACGTGGCGCGGGCCCGTGGGACTTCGGCCTGGCGTTCGTAGTGGACTCCGACAGCTACCCGCCGGCGCTGCAACCGATCCACCGCGTCGCGGCCGGGACACCGCCAAGCTCCGTGCTGGCCACCGTCCCGCCCGGCGTAGCCGTTATCGACCTCGGCGAACACCTCGAACCGGCGCTCGCGTACGCCCACCGCCGCGACGGCACCGGCCACCCGGTGGTAATGGCCGGCGACGGCCGCTACCGGCTCGTCACACTGCCGGCCGACCCGGCGGACACCCAGCACTGCGCGACCTGGCGAGAGCTCGACGTCACCGCACTGCAGCGCTGGCTCGCGGACGCACTGCGGATCCCCGACGAACAGCTGCGCTTCCCGCACAGCGCGACCGAGGCGGTCACCCTGGCCAC of the Streptosporangiales bacterium genome contains:
- a CDS encoding aldehyde dehydrogenase family protein, with the translated sequence MQTTSQQGQDTTERGLLIGGDEVPAVSGETLPVLDPTAGKEIARVAAAGADDVDRAVQVAARTFDSGVWSRCSIAERARVLNRFADNIEQEIERLYQLETLYNGRPITETRAQISRLPEWYRYNAALLLADRSSVVPMPGPYHSYTKRFPLGVVGILSSFNHPLMIGSKSLAPALAAGNSVVLKPSELTPMTSIVLGELALQSGLPPGVLNVVQGEGAVAGAALAAHPGVAKITFTGGTAAGRAVATAAAGRFAKHTVELGGKSPVLVFGDSPVEEAARGVAFGGFIGAGQTCIAGTRVLVETGVHDEFVDALVQVAEQIRIGDPALPETQLGPVISAQAREKITGYVELGLAEGAELAAGGDTPDVPGCPDGFFVRPTVLTKATNDMRVAREEIFGPVLVVIEVADEADAVAQANDSPYGLGSAIWTRDVARAHRVAEALDQGIVWVNDHHRLDPASPWGGLRDSGSGKEGGWESFHDFSHLKSVTVRTAADGVDWYGDRGVERLN
- a CDS encoding FCD domain-containing protein, whose amino-acid sequence is MSAVDEVVEQLRAAILSNTLAPGTRLTQVELASQFGVSRIPVRDALAELASEGLVTLSGRSGAVVAGLSLDDLQELYEMRGLVEPFASRLAVPNVGRAQLLRMHECMRRMDQADDRRTWLAANAEFHAQVYRQSGRPRMITTIETLRKQTDRYIWLHLEKLEAVQHCREEHQEILEAAQRQDAEGVERATRAHLATSHDMILQQLLEKELSDSEYDGWQSAPDDLGVARRSGTDAVGPE
- a CDS encoding DUF1015 family protein yields the protein MSDPVGAGAGLVLQSFRGIRYDPSGLDLAAVTCPPYDVIGSAEAERLAASEPHNLVHLTLAAATAPPEQRYAGAGARWRQWQVDGVLRRDAAPALYVYEARHGEHRQFGLVGAVGLRAPEERVILPHEDVHPGPVADRLAQMQATDANLEPIFLVVPGFGGAGEVVARATAAAPLVDVDAGETTYRLWAITDQDALATVASALRDQQALIADGHHRYTAYRQLQAARHADGRGAGPWDFGLAFVVDSDSYPPALQPIHRVAAGTPPSSVLATVPPGVAVIDLGEHLEPALAYAHRRDGTGHPVVMAGDGRYRLVTLPADPADTQHCATWRELDVTALQRWLADALRIPDEQLRFPHSATEAVTLATQTSGTAFLLNPPSVTAVHAIAAAGDRMPRKSTSFGPKPLGGLVMRSLAAP